Proteins encoded by one window of Archaeoglobus veneficus SNP6:
- a CDS encoding Lrp/AsnC family transcriptional regulator, with product MPDKIDALDIRVLVELQEDARKSLREIAEKLGVAEGTVYNRINKMKRMGVIQKFIPIIDYSKLGFDLIAVIGVTAEGGHLIEVEEMLANEPNVTAVYDVTGEFDVITVAKFKDRESLNAFVKRIAGLEHVKKTYTMLVLNVVKETHSINLAKLMEGELKVD from the coding sequence ATGCCCGACAAAATCGATGCTCTCGACATCAGAGTTCTCGTCGAGCTGCAGGAGGACGCGAGAAAAAGTCTGAGAGAGATCGCCGAAAAGCTTGGCGTTGCAGAAGGGACAGTTTACAACCGTATAAACAAGATGAAAAGAATGGGCGTCATTCAGAAGTTCATTCCGATAATAGATTACTCCAAGCTCGGATTTGATCTCATAGCAGTAATAGGCGTTACGGCTGAAGGTGGGCATCTAATCGAAGTTGAAGAGATGCTCGCAAATGAGCCAAACGTTACCGCAGTATACGATGTGACTGGCGAGTTCGACGTCATAACCGTTGCAAAATTCAAGGATAGAGAATCCCTAAACGCCTTCGTCAAGCGGATTGCTGGCTTGGAGCACGTTAAAAAGACATACACAATGCTCGTCCTCAATGTTGTGAAGGAAACTCACAGCATAAACCTTGCCAAATTGATGGAGGGGGAGTTGAAGGTGGATTAG
- a CDS encoding HAD-IIA family hydrolase, giving the protein MHPLLEKKGFILDIDGVIGRGETPIPEGVEAVKKLREFGKKLVFVSNNSTRSRTIMIDRFQRFGLDVHEDEMLLATFATARYLKREAGKAKIFTTGEKGLIEELELAGHEIVDYRDAEYLVVGSNRGINFEIMTKALRCCLAGTRYIATNPDRIFPAEDGPIPGTGMIIGSLYWMTGRMPDVVIGKPSKVIMEEALDILGLKADEVVVVGDQIDIDVKAGKAIGATTLLVLSGVTTKENLEQMIERHGEKPDYVLDHLGKLFD; this is encoded by the coding sequence ATGCATCCGCTACTCGAAAAGAAAGGCTTCATTCTCGACATCGATGGCGTGATAGGCAGGGGTGAGACGCCAATTCCTGAAGGCGTTGAGGCTGTTAAGAAACTACGGGAATTTGGAAAAAAGCTCGTTTTTGTGTCGAACAATTCCACGAGAAGCAGGACGATAATGATCGACCGTTTTCAGCGTTTCGGATTGGATGTTCACGAGGATGAAATGCTCCTCGCAACCTTCGCCACCGCCCGCTATTTGAAGAGAGAAGCCGGGAAAGCGAAAATCTTCACAACCGGCGAGAAGGGGCTGATAGAAGAACTCGAGCTTGCTGGCCACGAAATCGTTGATTACAGAGATGCCGAATATCTTGTTGTTGGCTCGAACAGGGGAATAAACTTTGAGATAATGACTAAAGCTCTGCGATGCTGCCTTGCAGGCACGAGGTACATTGCGACAAACCCCGACAGGATTTTTCCCGCTGAAGATGGCCCGATTCCCGGAACTGGAATGATTATAGGATCGCTTTACTGGATGACTGGCAGGATGCCTGACGTTGTTATAGGAAAGCCGTCGAAGGTGATAATGGAAGAGGCGCTCGACATCCTCGGCCTTAAAGCTGATGAAGTCGTGGTGGTTGGCGATCAGATCGACATCGATGTGAAAGCGGGGAAGGCAATCGGGGCGACGACGCTCCTCGTCCTGTCGGGAGTTACAACGAAGGAAAATCTGGAACAAATGATTGAAAGGCATGGAGAAAAGCCTGATTACGTGCTTGACCACCTTGGAAAGCTTTTTGACTAA
- the cbpB gene encoding peptide-modifying radical SAM enzyme CbpB — translation MLNMINFNDFSVFIDPESVFWATSTEQELPENVERLWLENREILQQEMARYRSEVSIRTVYINVTDSCNASCPYCYIPPEVKRRGQTMDYEEMGEILDVLKKAGVEWIIFHGAEPLLAKDVIFRVIEENRQFNYGIQTNGFLLNDEDMEFIMEREVNLGISFDSPDIKTNDFLRGEGHFNAVSRILGVMRGYKHLNVITTINRYNYTQLPEMVDFLAGKVEVCLMNPVRGTSAGGRKLRPPVDAAAEYFIKAVDRAIELTESGERIVIGDFANILLGIVAPTSRVLQCDISPCGAGRRFFAITPDMKVYPCGEFIGFHEFSAELKDVLDDGRINTNVCPFKEVRGRVVEKIEECRICPYRHICGAPCPAEVYAENGSMFEKSPYCDFYRKVIDHAFRVIAEGKARYGIREGVMKTKYRIEL, via the coding sequence ATGCTCAATATGATTAACTTTAACGATTTTTCAGTGTTCATCGATCCAGAATCCGTCTTCTGGGCAACCTCAACGGAGCAGGAACTTCCTGAAAATGTGGAAAGGTTGTGGCTCGAGAACAGAGAGATATTACAGCAGGAGATGGCTCGCTACAGATCGGAAGTTTCAATCAGAACCGTTTACATCAACGTAACCGATTCCTGTAACGCCTCATGCCCCTACTGCTACATCCCTCCAGAAGTCAAACGAAGAGGACAAACGATGGACTACGAGGAGATGGGCGAGATCCTCGACGTGCTGAAAAAAGCGGGAGTTGAGTGGATCATCTTCCACGGAGCGGAACCTCTGCTTGCCAAAGACGTAATTTTCAGGGTTATCGAGGAAAATAGACAGTTCAACTATGGGATTCAGACGAATGGATTTCTTCTGAACGACGAAGATATGGAGTTTATAATGGAGAGAGAAGTCAACCTTGGCATCTCGTTTGACTCGCCGGACATAAAAACAAACGATTTTCTGAGGGGTGAGGGGCACTTCAACGCTGTTAGCAGGATTTTAGGGGTAATGCGAGGGTACAAACACCTTAACGTTATCACAACGATTAACCGCTACAACTATACCCAGCTTCCCGAAATGGTGGATTTCCTCGCCGGGAAGGTTGAAGTATGCCTAATGAACCCCGTGAGAGGCACGAGTGCAGGTGGCAGAAAACTTAGACCGCCAGTCGATGCTGCTGCGGAGTACTTCATAAAGGCGGTGGACAGGGCAATAGAGTTAACAGAGAGTGGGGAGAGAATCGTCATTGGAGATTTTGCCAACATTCTGTTGGGAATCGTCGCCCCTACATCAAGGGTGCTGCAGTGCGACATCTCGCCGTGTGGAGCGGGACGCAGATTTTTCGCCATCACACCGGATATGAAGGTATATCCTTGCGGGGAGTTCATAGGCTTCCATGAATTTTCGGCGGAGCTTAAAGATGTGCTGGACGATGGAAGAATCAATACAAACGTCTGCCCGTTCAAAGAGGTTAGAGGCAGAGTGGTGGAGAAAATCGAGGAGTGCCGGATTTGTCCTTACAGGCACATATGTGGAGCACCCTGTCCAGCAGAGGTGTATGCTGAGAACGGCAGTATGTTTGAAAAGAGCCCCTACTGCGATTTCTACAGGAAGGTGATAGACCACGCGTTCAGAGTGATTGCTGAAGGAAAAGCGAGGTACGGTATAAGGGAGGGAGTAATGAAGACGAAGTATCGCATTGAGCTTTAG
- a CDS encoding phosphoribulokinase: MTSNLKERLKESGKTFLVGIAGDSGSGKTTFANAIRNLLGNDIVSSITLDDYHVYDRQTRWKLNITPLHPEANNLKLVETHLMLLKKGETIRKPTYDHSTGTFGEWEDFTPTPVVIVEGLHTLYDGLRNYLDFRIFVDPARYIKRRWKIKRDVEERGYNRQKVVEEIIRRESDYKRYIDFQKIYADVVIKIFPTALQSVERITYLTEAPPELYKVRLILKSGDFVPTEPIKLDIDLSAFVRASEKDFALGFFSDYYYEKPASFIDIDGLMNVELFSTLLDILKKEVGADVEWKMNTYVNAIEVAKLLVCWRFLELIKFRLEAEL; the protein is encoded by the coding sequence ATGACCAGTAACCTGAAAGAAAGACTGAAAGAATCAGGTAAAACATTCCTCGTCGGCATCGCCGGCGATAGCGGTTCGGGAAAGACGACTTTTGCAAACGCCATAAGGAATTTGCTTGGCAACGACATCGTTTCGAGTATAACTCTCGACGACTACCACGTTTACGACAGGCAGACGAGATGGAAGCTCAACATAACACCTCTGCATCCCGAAGCCAACAACCTCAAGCTCGTTGAAACCCACCTCATGCTGTTAAAGAAGGGGGAAACGATAAGAAAGCCAACCTACGACCACAGCACTGGCACTTTTGGTGAGTGGGAGGATTTCACGCCAACTCCAGTCGTTATCGTCGAGGGTTTGCATACTCTATACGATGGTCTTCGCAATTACCTCGACTTCAGGATTTTCGTTGATCCTGCCCGCTACATAAAACGCAGGTGGAAGATAAAGAGAGATGTCGAGGAGAGAGGCTACAACAGGCAGAAAGTCGTTGAAGAGATAATCAGGAGAGAATCTGACTACAAGCGGTACATAGACTTCCAGAAGATATACGCCGATGTTGTAATCAAGATATTTCCTACAGCTTTGCAGAGCGTTGAGCGCATAACATACCTCACCGAAGCGCCGCCCGAACTGTACAAGGTTAGGCTGATTCTCAAGAGTGGAGATTTTGTGCCGACCGAGCCAATAAAGCTTGATATAGACCTATCAGCATTTGTAAGGGCGAGCGAGAAGGATTTCGCTCTTGGCTTCTTCTCCGACTACTACTACGAGAAGCCCGCAAGCTTCATAGACATCGACGGCCTGATGAACGTTGAACTTTTCTCGACGTTGCTGGACATTCTGAAGAAGGAAGTTGGAGCGGACGTGGAGTGGAAGATGAATACATACGTGAACGCAATAGAGGTTGCCAAGCTCCTTGTCTGCTGGAGATTTCTCGAACTCATAAAATTCAGACTGGAGGCGGAATTATGA
- a CDS encoding 4Fe-4S binding protein, with protein MKRLIIKDIEKCVGCGMCMYACSRRKGEAGIDSSGILAVSLSGFERGATVIFCRACIEPPCVQVCPTNALRPRKGGGVVYNEKDCIACGNCINACTIGAIFRRSDGKPAVCIHCGYCANYCPHGVLGFEEITAGKVVTEEVEAC; from the coding sequence ATGAAGAGGCTAATTATAAAAGACATAGAGAAGTGTGTTGGTTGTGGAATGTGTATGTACGCCTGCTCGAGGCGAAAAGGTGAGGCAGGTATAGACTCATCTGGCATTCTCGCTGTAAGCCTTAGCGGTTTTGAGAGGGGTGCAACTGTCATCTTTTGCAGAGCATGCATCGAGCCCCCATGCGTACAGGTATGCCCTACGAATGCTTTAAGACCAAGAAAGGGTGGAGGGGTCGTTTACAACGAGAAGGACTGCATAGCATGTGGTAACTGCATAAATGCCTGCACGATCGGAGCGATATTCAGAAGAAGTGACGGAAAACCGGCAGTCTGCATACACTGCGGCTACTGCGCGAACTACTGCCCACACGGCGTTCTCGGCTTTGAGGAAATAACTGCAGGAAAAGTGGTAACGGAGGAGGTGGAAGCATGCTGA
- a CDS encoding aldehyde ferredoxin oxidoreductase family protein, whose amino-acid sequence MLTRVLTIDLSSYTYSIDDRRDLFEEWLGGVGVAVQLLKENMDVNADPLSEENVIVFAVGPLTSAYPLASKTVALFKSPLTGNLGESHAGGRTATSMANAGYGAIVIKGRSKKPVYVVIDNGKVHFRDARVIWGIEDSLIVGRIIAEKEPGRGTRTVMRIGGGGEKLVRYACVTTETYRHFGRLGLGAVFGSKNLKAIVINGRGSRKVVNRRAYREIYDEIFRLAIESNAMKKYHLIGTAVNVNPLNEIGGLPTKNLKQTRFENAEEISGESLAERIGRRVACSHCPVACVHIAVLRLPYENEPYFYKTIMISYDYELIYSLGSMLGIGSKEGLLRLIHRVETYTLDAMSTGVCLAWATEALERGIISKEDTIVDLKFGDCDAYIKAIDYIVRQPNDFYKNLAYGVEHAAKVYGGKEFALTFGKNEMPGYHTGYAAHIGYLIGLRHSHLDNAGYSLDQKLKEYPEPEELVGKLIKEEQWRQVLSSLVVCFFARGVYTADIVCKAFKPLGIEIGEDELNRIGEKIYFEKLRLKKQMGFDVSKLRIPKRIFEVETPHGKLSEDYIRRALDYYAKIVSEV is encoded by the coding sequence ATGCTGACTAGGGTGCTAACAATAGACCTCTCCAGCTATACATACAGCATTGACGACAGAAGAGACCTCTTTGAGGAATGGTTGGGCGGCGTGGGTGTTGCAGTTCAGCTTTTAAAGGAGAACATGGATGTTAACGCCGATCCGTTAAGCGAGGAGAACGTCATAGTTTTCGCTGTAGGGCCATTAACGTCAGCCTATCCTCTTGCATCAAAAACCGTTGCTCTATTCAAGAGTCCGCTAACGGGAAACCTTGGTGAAAGCCATGCAGGTGGGAGAACTGCGACAAGCATGGCAAACGCCGGATACGGAGCTATAGTGATAAAGGGAAGAAGCAAGAAGCCCGTTTACGTTGTAATAGATAACGGCAAGGTGCACTTCAGGGACGCCAGAGTTATCTGGGGAATTGAGGATTCACTCATAGTCGGAAGGATCATTGCAGAAAAAGAGCCCGGAAGAGGTACGAGGACTGTAATGAGGATAGGAGGGGGCGGAGAGAAGCTTGTAAGATACGCGTGCGTTACGACGGAGACCTACAGACATTTCGGTAGGCTTGGACTGGGAGCCGTCTTCGGTTCCAAGAATCTCAAGGCCATCGTCATCAACGGGAGAGGTAGCAGAAAGGTCGTGAATAGAAGGGCGTACAGAGAAATTTACGACGAGATATTCAGGCTGGCAATTGAATCCAACGCCATGAAGAAATACCATTTAATCGGCACCGCCGTCAACGTAAACCCCCTCAACGAGATTGGAGGTTTGCCAACTAAAAACCTGAAACAGACGAGGTTTGAGAATGCAGAGGAGATAAGTGGTGAGAGTCTTGCAGAAAGGATAGGCAGAAGGGTTGCGTGCAGCCATTGCCCGGTTGCGTGCGTTCACATAGCTGTTTTAAGGCTGCCGTACGAGAACGAGCCGTATTTCTACAAGACCATCATGATCTCCTACGACTACGAACTGATATACTCCCTCGGCTCAATGCTTGGAATCGGTTCGAAGGAGGGACTGCTCAGGCTAATCCACAGAGTTGAAACGTACACACTTGATGCCATGAGTACGGGAGTGTGCCTTGCTTGGGCAACGGAGGCGCTTGAAAGAGGAATTATAAGCAAAGAAGATACCATCGTCGATTTGAAGTTTGGAGACTGTGATGCCTACATCAAGGCGATAGACTACATAGTCAGACAACCAAACGACTTCTACAAGAATTTGGCGTACGGTGTTGAGCACGCAGCGAAGGTTTACGGTGGAAAAGAGTTCGCCCTAACTTTCGGTAAAAACGAAATGCCCGGATACCATACGGGATATGCAGCACACATAGGCTACCTCATTGGACTGAGACATAGCCATCTCGATAATGCGGGCTACTCGCTGGATCAGAAGCTCAAGGAGTATCCCGAGCCAGAAGAGCTCGTCGGAAAGCTCATCAAAGAGGAGCAGTGGAGACAGGTGCTTTCGAGTCTCGTGGTGTGCTTCTTTGCAAGAGGTGTTTATACGGCAGATATTGTATGCAAAGCCTTCAAGCCTCTCGGAATTGAAATAGGTGAGGACGAACTGAACAGGATAGGGGAAAAAATCTACTTCGAAAAGCTGAGACTGAAGAAGCAGATGGGCTTTGACGTGAGCAAACTCAGGATACCGAAGAGGATATTCGAAGTTGAAACACCCCATGGAAAGCTGAGCGAAGACTACATCAGAAGAGCACTCGACTACTACGCAAAGATCGTCAGCGAAGTATAA
- a CDS encoding clan AA aspartic protease, with protein MNYLLDGVPVLEIVLENPFVPKRFPVEGAVLAVFDTGYEGFALVPENVFRELRLHEMELHVRELILPDGSIARSSGTFGKVKILEPGISCDGFIETTKNVDEIVLGIDFAKGLKVILDYCLKRFEVRQC; from the coding sequence ATGAATTACCTTCTTGATGGCGTGCCCGTACTGGAAATTGTGCTGGAAAATCCATTTGTACCAAAAAGATTTCCTGTAGAAGGAGCAGTTCTTGCAGTTTTTGATACGGGCTACGAAGGGTTTGCTTTAGTTCCCGAGAACGTTTTCAGGGAACTTCGCCTGCACGAGATGGAACTGCACGTAAGGGAACTCATACTACCCGATGGATCTATAGCTCGATCGTCTGGCACGTTCGGTAAGGTTAAAATTCTTGAACCGGGCATTTCGTGTGATGGGTTTATTGAAACGACCAAAAATGTTGATGAGATCGTTCTGGGCATAGATTTTGCAAAAGGCCTGAAGGTCATCCTTGACTACTGTCTGAAGAGGTTTGAGGTGCGCCAGTGTTAA
- a CDS encoding ribbon-helix-helix domain-containing protein yields the protein MGTLTIVLSDEIEEILRNVVSKLYGSSKGALSKVVEDALRNYLFSLESGQRRTFRAYKGDVLVGEAESLDELAALLKEKKIDVRGLKIVSSEKIKTTVRSGYRVRT from the coding sequence ATGGGAACGCTAACAATAGTTCTGAGCGATGAAATCGAAGAGATACTGAGAAATGTTGTCAGCAAGCTTTACGGTTCGAGTAAGGGCGCACTTTCTAAGGTAGTGGAAGATGCCTTGAGAAACTACTTGTTTTCACTGGAGAGTGGTCAGAGGAGAACGTTCAGGGCGTATAAAGGAGATGTGTTGGTTGGAGAAGCAGAATCCCTCGATGAGCTCGCAGCCTTATTAAAAGAGAAAAAGATTGATGTGCGCGGCTTGAAAATCGTTTCATCTGAGAAAATCAAGACTACTGTAAGGAGTGGCTACAGGGTAAGAACATGA
- a CDS encoding tryptophan--tRNA ligase, which yields MDNMQSKNMKVTPWEVEGVIDYGRLIKEFGMQPFAELLDKVPEPNHLMRRGIIFGHRDYDRIIDAIVNRKPWAVMSGFMPSGLPHFGHKMTMDEIIWHQNAGGFAHVAIADMEAHVVRKLPWEKTREIGMMYIKSIIALGLKPDNAIIYFQSASNAVKDLAFELATEVNWSELKAIYGFTSDVPLAKMFVTSVQAADILHPQLKEFGGPKPVVIPVGADQDPHIRLTRDLAARVSTFALEPIEGGMRIRSRKGSEYLRKLSPKLEFEKKVYEEHIDAFGDRKKIEEVVRKIELELGGFAFIPPSSTYHRFITGLTGGKMSSSRPESYISLFDEPEEAGKKVMKAITGGRGSAEEQRRLGGEPEKCSVFELYMIHLLLDDRELEELRSECKGGKLLCGHCKKRAAELVSMFLKEFREKIHEAEGRLDEYRIVMN from the coding sequence ATGGATAACATGCAAAGCAAGAACATGAAAGTCACTCCGTGGGAGGTCGAAGGTGTCATAGATTACGGCAGACTCATTAAAGAGTTCGGGATGCAACCCTTTGCGGAGTTGCTTGATAAAGTTCCTGAACCAAATCATCTTATGAGAAGAGGAATCATCTTCGGTCATCGCGATTATGATAGGATAATCGATGCAATTGTGAATAGAAAGCCCTGGGCCGTTATGTCCGGCTTTATGCCTTCAGGCCTTCCACACTTTGGCCACAAGATGACCATGGACGAGATAATCTGGCATCAGAATGCAGGCGGCTTTGCCCATGTTGCCATTGCCGACATGGAGGCTCATGTAGTCAGAAAGCTGCCATGGGAGAAAACCAGAGAAATTGGCATGATGTACATAAAGAGCATCATAGCCCTCGGACTGAAGCCAGATAACGCAATAATCTATTTCCAGTCTGCAAGCAACGCAGTGAAGGATTTGGCGTTCGAGTTAGCGACGGAAGTCAACTGGAGCGAACTCAAAGCCATATATGGATTTACCTCTGATGTACCTCTTGCGAAGATGTTCGTCACCTCTGTTCAGGCTGCAGACATCCTCCATCCCCAGCTCAAGGAGTTTGGTGGGCCCAAGCCTGTTGTAATCCCTGTTGGAGCCGATCAAGATCCGCACATCAGACTGACGAGAGATTTAGCTGCGAGGGTGAGCACATTCGCACTGGAGCCCATAGAGGGTGGAATGAGAATTAGGAGCAGGAAAGGCAGCGAATATCTCAGGAAATTATCTCCAAAGCTCGAGTTCGAGAAGAAAGTTTACGAGGAACACATCGATGCTTTTGGTGATAGAAAGAAAATCGAGGAGGTAGTAAGGAAAATAGAGCTTGAACTCGGTGGTTTTGCTTTCATCCCACCATCTTCAACATACCACCGTTTCATCACTGGCTTGACGGGAGGAAAGATGTCAAGCAGCAGGCCGGAAAGCTACATCTCTCTCTTTGACGAGCCAGAGGAGGCTGGAAAGAAGGTGATGAAGGCCATAACAGGTGGAAGAGGTAGTGCCGAAGAGCAGCGCAGGCTTGGTGGCGAACCCGAGAAGTGTTCAGTCTTCGAACTGTACATGATTCACCTGCTTTTAGATGATAGGGAGCTTGAAGAGTTGAGGAGTGAATGCAAAGGTGGGAAGTTACTCTGCGGACACTGCAAGAAGAGGGCTGCCGAACTCGTTAGCATGTTCTTGAAGGAGTTTCGGGAGAAGATACATGAAGCCGAGGGGAGGCTGGACGAGTACAGGATTGTGATGAATTAG
- a CDS encoding VIT1/CCC1 transporter family protein, whose translation MKLSLRKGFSFGLASGVITTLGMMVGVHASTHSKVAVIGGIIAIAIADAFSDAVGIHISEESENKHSAREIWESTFSTFISKFFFALTFVIPVLLFDLFTAIVVSVVWGLSLITVFSYYLAKQQSVEAYKVILEHLGIVVLVIAVTHYVGSWISTVFGNIGL comes from the coding sequence ATGAAACTTTCCCTAAGAAAGGGGTTCAGTTTTGGGCTCGCATCTGGCGTAATCACGACTCTCGGCATGATGGTGGGTGTGCACGCCAGTACTCACTCAAAGGTTGCTGTCATCGGAGGTATAATTGCAATAGCCATAGCAGATGCATTCTCCGACGCCGTGGGCATTCACATATCCGAAGAATCTGAAAACAAGCATTCTGCAAGAGAAATCTGGGAATCCACCTTTTCGACGTTCATCTCAAAATTCTTCTTTGCCCTGACTTTTGTCATCCCCGTTCTGCTTTTCGATTTATTTACCGCCATTGTGGTCAGCGTGGTATGGGGGCTTTCTCTGATAACGGTGTTCAGCTATTATCTGGCCAAACAGCAAAGCGTTGAAGCCTACAAGGTTATTCTGGAACATCTGGGTATAGTCGTTCTGGTTATCGCAGTAACACACTATGTCGGTAGCTGGATTTCAACCGTGTTCGGTAATATTGGACTTTAA
- a CDS encoding 6-hydroxymethylpterin diphosphokinase MptE-like protein translates to MKLEDWFNFYSQILSDFGFSAEKDEEAARLMHSLGREKLLDSSVLREKIEGKSVAVIGYAINEEEIENIGEEVIVTAGKAVFRCKLTPDIHVTDMEESVDTLVELEKQGCILILHAHGDNMDRIRDVVPKVGRFIGTTQSKPFNRIYNFGGFTDGDRAAILAKEMGASRITLYGFDFDDAEGLKRKKLRWARRILEFEGLI, encoded by the coding sequence ATGAAGCTTGAGGACTGGTTCAATTTTTACTCCCAAATACTTTCAGATTTTGGATTCTCAGCCGAGAAGGACGAGGAAGCAGCAAGGCTGATGCACAGCCTTGGTAGGGAAAAGCTCCTTGATTCCTCTGTTTTAAGGGAAAAAATAGAGGGGAAAAGCGTTGCAGTCATAGGATATGCCATAAATGAGGAAGAAATTGAGAACATTGGGGAGGAGGTCATAGTAACGGCGGGAAAGGCTGTGTTTCGCTGCAAGCTTACTCCAGACATCCACGTTACAGATATGGAGGAAAGCGTTGACACCCTTGTAGAGCTTGAAAAACAGGGCTGCATACTCATCCTTCATGCCCACGGGGACAACATGGACAGGATAAGGGATGTGGTGCCGAAGGTTGGGAGATTCATTGGAACAACGCAAAGCAAGCCGTTCAACCGAATCTACAACTTCGGTGGCTTCACAGACGGTGACAGAGCGGCAATTCTCGCGAAGGAGATGGGTGCCAGCAGAATAACTCTCTATGGTTTTGATTTTGATGATGCAGAAGGGCTTAAGAGAAAAAAACTCCGGTGGGCAAGGAGAATTCTTGAGTTTGAAGGACTGATATAA